The proteins below are encoded in one region of Triticum aestivum cultivar Chinese Spring chromosome 1B, IWGSC CS RefSeq v2.1, whole genome shotgun sequence:
- the LOC123150158 gene encoding reticulon-like protein B12: MDHRRCHHHAGEFVADVVLWRRGRADLSALLLAAAVASWILFFHGASGYTAVSLAADVLLLLLAVLYAWSRAARLLGRPAPPIPDLQPAAEELAALVRSGLAGLASAFRRVAQGQPGSGRVFACLAAAALLGRVARDLPTLCYAVVVGGLTIPAVYQRLSMERYMRLASLNLYRYEVLYQSFSLTCYLSARDYLVELLKEP; this comes from the exons ATGGATCATCGCCGCTGCCATCACCACGCCGGAGAATTCG TGGCGGACGTGGTGCTGTGGCGCCGAGGCCGGGCCGACCTTAGCGCGCTGCTGCTGGCGGCCGCCGTCGCCTCCTGGATCCTCTTCTTCCACGGCGCCTCGGGTTACACGGCCGTGTCGCTGGCCGCCGACGTGCTGCTCCTGCTGCTGGCGGTGCTGTACGCGTGGTCCAGGGCCGCGCGCCTCctcggccgccccgccccgcccatcCCGGACCTGCagccggcggcggaggagctcgccgCGCTGGTCCGCTCCGGcctcgccggcctcgcctccgccttcCGCCGCGTCGCGCAGGGCCAGCCCGGCTCCGGGCGCGTCttcgcctgcctcgccgccgccgccctgctcgGCCGCGTCGCGCGCGACCTCCCCACCCTCTGCTACGCAG TTGTGGTGGGCGGGCTGACGATCCCGGCGGTGTACCAGAGGTTGAGCATGGAGAGGTACATGAGGCTGGCGTCGCTCAACCTCTACAGATACGAGGTCTTGTACCAGAGCTTCTCCCTCACCTGCTACCTCAGCGCCAGGGACTACCTCGTCGAGCTGCTCAAGGAACCATGA